CTCCTGGGCAGCCACGATTTGAGTTCATGAGGGAACTTACTTTAAATGGGGCTTATTTTGTATTGCTTATAGTCGATGCTACAACGGGTTTAAAAGACATCGACAAAAAAATAATAAACACAATACATTTAAGAAATATTCCCTATGCTGTATTTATCAATAAAATTGATTCTTGTAATGATGAAATATTAAATAATTTAAAAAAGGAAATAAATGAATTATGCCCTAACTGCGAACATATTATGAAAGGTTCTGCATTAAACGATAAAGGAATTTCAAAACTTAAATTAATTTTAGAGAATATTTAAAATAAAATACTAAAAACATAAACTATATAATATATAATAAATATAAAACTATATATCGAATATCATGTAATGGTGAAATTATGATAGATAGAATACTTTCAGATTTAAATAAAACAGAAGGAATAAAGGGTTCAATGGTAGTGGGTAAAGATGGTTTAGTAATAGCATCCCAGATGCCGAGCGGAATAGATACAGAATTAATTGGAGCAATGTCTTCTGCGGCATATGGTTCTGCTGAAAGAACGGCGTCAGAGATAAACCAAGGGACATTGGAACAAATGATGATTGAGGGGGAACACGGTAAAACGCTAATGACTGATGCAGGGGAAGGAATTTTAGTAGTATTAACCGATTCGAAAGTTAATTTAGGATTAATTAGAATAAACATTAA
The window above is part of the Methanococcus aeolicus Nankai-3 genome. Proteins encoded here:
- a CDS encoding GTP-binding protein, giving the protein MRELTLNGAYFVLLIVDATTGLKDIDKKIINTIHLRNIPYAVFINKIDSCNDEILNNLKKEINELCPNCEHIMKGSALNDKGISKLKLILENI
- a CDS encoding roadblock/LC7 domain-containing protein; this translates as MIDRILSDLNKTEGIKGSMVVGKDGLVIASQMPSGIDTELIGAMSSAAYGSAERTASEINQGTLEQMMIEGEHGKTLMTDAGEGILVVLTDSKVNLGLIRINIKRSTEKVKSAL